The Dehalococcoidia bacterium DNA window AGTAGATGCCTCCCTTCTTCCTCTTGGCCTGCCCGCATCTCTTCAGATATATGGGCAAATTATAACAACATTGCCGGAAGTCGTTTTTGGTACTACAATCGTGTTTTCAAGCAGAGCCAACTTCACACGACGATCCCGTCTCAGGTTTGCCGAATCTGACAAAATTCGTCAAAAACCATTTTGGAGCTTAAACTGCGGAAGTTGGGCTAACTGAGACAGACATTCGTCTGAGCTCCATGAATTGATCGGGTCGGCATATGGGTACCGGTATGTTTCTGGGACGAGACCCTTCGAGGTCTCATCCGCTAAAAAGCGGAAATAGAGCCCCTATATGTGTTTGGTGCAGACACTCGGTCTGCGATCCCAAACAAAACAGCGAGTCGGAATATCGATCAGTCAGGAGTAGTCTTCATACCACGAACAAAGAGTTGACCGAACCGCCGGTTCGGTCAAAGGGGAGGCGGTTTGCCTATTGACAAGGGGAGGCCTTATATGTGTTAGCCACCAATTATCTCGTTTAGCCCTTCCACCAGCCGCTCCATCTGCTCCGGGGACACTTTGGTAAGAAGTTCCCCGATACGTTCTACGGATAGCGTTCGAATTTGGCTGATTTTGACCCAGGATTGTTTTGGTAATGCGGATGAGTTCAGTTCGAGTGTGAGTGGAAATCCGGCACGTTGCGGCTGGCTGGTAATTGCCAGCGCAATAACTGTACCTGAACGCTCATTGAAAACATCTTGACTGATGATAACAACAGGACGCTTACCACCCTGTTCACGCCCCCTAACAGGATTGAGATCAGCCCAGCGGATTTCTCCTCTCAATATTCGGGCCATTGAACCAACTCCTCGGACAATCCTTCTTCTGCCAGTGCTTGTTCAGCATTAGAGTCCAGTTTCGCACATTCCTCAGCCAAGCGAATACGCTCGAATCGGGTGAGTTTTTCATCGATTGCCTCTTGGATTGCACTGGATCGACTTGGAAATACTCGCTTCTCCACAAGTCGATCCAGCTTTTCTATGGTTTCTCGATTTATGCTAATTGCTACTTTTGTCGTTCTCATCACCCACCTCCGGTATCACTATATGTCATACCAGA harbors:
- a CDS encoding type II toxin-antitoxin system PemK/MazF family toxin, giving the protein MARILRGEIRWADLNPVRGREQGGKRPVVIISQDVFNERSGTVIALAITSQPQRAGFPLTLELNSSALPKQSWVKISQIRTLSVERIGELLTKVSPEQMERLVEGLNEIIGG
- a CDS encoding ribbon-helix-helix domain-containing protein codes for the protein MRTTKVAISINRETIEKLDRLVEKRVFPSRSSAIQEAIDEKLTRFERIRLAEECAKLDSNAEQALAEEGLSEELVQWPEY